The Pan troglodytes isolate AG18354 chromosome 7, NHGRI_mPanTro3-v2.0_pri, whole genome shotgun sequence genome has a window encoding:
- the ERLIN2 gene encoding erlin-2 isoform X7 — MAQLGAVVAVASSFFCASLFSAVHKIEEGHIGVYYRGGALLTSTSGPGFHLMLPFITSYKSVQTTLQTDEVKNVPCGTSGGVMIYFDRIEVVNFLVPNAVYDIVKNYTADYDKALIFNKIHHELNQFCSVHTLQEVYIELFGLENDFSQESS, encoded by the exons ATGGCTCAGTTGGGAGCAGTTGTGGCTGTGGCTTCCAGTTTCTTTTGTGCATCTCTCTTCTCAGCTGTGCACAAGATAGAAGAGGGACATATTGGGGTATATTACAG AGGCGGTGCCCTGCTGACTTCGACCAGCGGCCCTGGTTTCCATCTCATGCTCCCTTTCATCACATCATATAAGTCTGTGCAG ACCACACTCCAGACAGATGAGGTGAAGAATGTACCTTGTGGGACTAG TGGTGGTGTGATGATCTACTTTGACAGAATTGAAGTGGTGAACTTCCTGGTCCCGAACGCAG tGTATGATATAGTGAAGAACTATACTGCTGACTATGACAAGGCCCTCATCTTCAACAAGATCCACCACGAACTGAACCAGTTCTGCAGTGTGCACACGCTTCAAGAGGTCTACATTGAGCTGTTTG
- the ERLIN2 gene encoding erlin-2 isoform X6 encodes MASSKRRPGRKSRAEGCDGFLARGLGRVRSACRDSLDKGSLMAQLGAVVAVASSFFCASLFSAVHKIEEGHIGVYYRGGALLTSTSGPGFHLMLPFITSYKSVQTTLQTDEVKNVPCGTSGGVMIYFDRIEVVNFLVPNAVYDIVKNYTADYDKALIFNKIHHELNQFCSVHTLQEVYIELFGLENDFSQESS; translated from the exons ATGGCGTCATCGAAGCGACGGCCCGGAAGGAAGTCGCGTGCTGAGGGGTGTGACGGTTTTCTTGCTCGTGGGCTCGGACGAGTACGGAGCGCCTGCAGGGACAGCCTG GATAAAGGCTCACTGATGGCTCAGTTGGGAGCAGTTGTGGCTGTGGCTTCCAGTTTCTTTTGTGCATCTCTCTTCTCAGCTGTGCACAAGATAGAAGAGGGACATATTGGGGTATATTACAG AGGCGGTGCCCTGCTGACTTCGACCAGCGGCCCTGGTTTCCATCTCATGCTCCCTTTCATCACATCATATAAGTCTGTGCAG ACCACACTCCAGACAGATGAGGTGAAGAATGTACCTTGTGGGACTAG TGGTGGTGTGATGATCTACTTTGACAGAATTGAAGTGGTGAACTTCCTGGTCCCGAACGCAG tGTATGATATAGTGAAGAACTATACTGCTGACTATGACAAGGCCCTCATCTTCAACAAGATCCACCACGAACTGAACCAGTTCTGCAGTGTGCACACGCTTCAAGAGGTCTACATTGAGCTGTTTG